From Motacilla alba alba isolate MOTALB_02 chromosome 9, Motacilla_alba_V1.0_pri, whole genome shotgun sequence, a single genomic window includes:
- the PLS1 gene encoding plastin-1 isoform X2, whose amino-acid sequence MENNITTISREELEELREAFGKIDIDNSGYVSDYELQDLFKEASLPLPGYKVREIVEKIILVTDSNKDGKINFEEFVSIIQELKSKDVSKSFRKSINKKQGITAIGGTSAISSEGTQHSYSEEEKVAFVNWINKALQDDPDCKHLLPMNPSDASLFKSLADGILLCKMINFSQPDTIDERAINKKKLTPFTISENLNLALNSASAIGCTVVNIGSQDLQEGKPHLVLGLLWQIIKVGLFADIEISRNEALIALLNEGEELDQLMKLSPEDLLLRWVNYHLANAGWQKISNFSQDIKDSRAYYHLLNQIAPKGDDLEQLPIKIDFTGFHDKNDLRRAEYMLQQADKLGCRQFVTPADVVAGNPKLNLAFVANLFNTYPALHKPDNSSYDLNLLEGESKEERTFRNWMNSLGVSPYVNHLYSDLSDALIIFQLYDMTRVPVDWSHVNKPPYSLLGGNMKKIENCNYAVELGKTKAKFSLVGIAGHDLNEGNPTLTLALVWQLMRRYTLNVLSDLGEGEKVNDEIIIKWVNQTLAKANKKTSITSFKDRSISTSLPVLDLIDAIAPKAVRPEMVKREDLSYQDKLNNAKYAISVARKIGARIYALPDDLVEVKPKMVMTVFACLMGRGLNRIK is encoded by the exons ATGGAGAACAACATAACTACTATCTCTCGTGAAGAGCTTGAAGAGCTACGAGAAGCATTTGGCAAAATAG ATATTGACAACAGTGGCTATGTCAGTGATTACGAGCTTCAAGACCTGTTTAAAGAAGCAAGTCTGCCCTTGCCTGGTTACAAAGTCCGGGAGATTGTAGAAAAAATCATTTTAGTGACAGATAGCAACAAGGATGGGAAAATCAACTTTGAAGAATTTGTCTCT ataatTCAGGAATTGAAAAGCAAAGATGTTAGCAAATCTTTCCGAAAATcaataaacaaaaagcaaggTATTACAGCAATTGGAGGAACATCAGCAATATCTAgtgaggggacacagcactCTTACTCAG aggaagaaaaagttgCTTTTGTTAATTGGATAAATAAAGCTCTACAAGATGACCCAGACTGTAAGCACCTCCTACCCATGAACCCATCAGATGCCAGTCTGTTTAAATCCCTTGCAGATGGCATCCTTCTTTG CAAAATGATCAACTTTTCACAACCAGATACAATTGATGAGAGGGCtattaataagaaaaaactCACTCCTTTCACCATTTCT GAAAACTTAAACCTGGCTCTGAACTCAGCTTCTGCCATTGGCTGCACGGTTGTCAATATTGGATCACAAGATTTACAAGAAGGGAAACCACACTTGGTGTTGGGACTCTTGTGGCAGATCATTAAAGTTGGCCTTTTTGCTGATATTGAGATCTCCAGAAATGAAG CTCTTATTGCCTTGCTAAATGAAGGGGAAGAGCTGGATCAGTTAATGAAGCTTTCCCCAGAAGACCTCTTGCTGCGCTGGGTGAATTACCATCTGGCCAATGCAGGGTGGCAGAAAATCAGTAACTTCAGCCAAGACATTAAG GATTCAAGAGCATACTACCATCTGTTAAATCAGATTGCACCCAAAGGAGATGACCTTGAACAATTGCCTATTAAAATTGACTTTACAGGATTTCAT gatAAAAATGACTTGAGGAGGGCTGAATACATGCTCCAACAGGCAGATAAATTGGGCTGCAGACAGTTTGTAACTCCAGCTGATGTGGTTGCAGGCAACCCTAAGCTCAATTTGGCTTTTGTTGCAAATCTCTTTAACACATATCCAGCCCTGCACAAGCCTGACAATTCATCTTATGATCTCAATTTATTAGAAG GAGAAAGTAAAGAAGAAAGGACTTTCAGAAACTGGATGAATTCACTGGGTGTGAGCCCATATGTTAATCATTTATACAg TGACCTTTCTGATGCTTTAATCATCTTCCAACTGTACGACATGACGCGTGTTCCGGTTGACTGGAGCCACGTCAACAAACCTCCTTACTCACTGCTCGGTGGCAACATGAAGAAG attGAAAATTGCAATTATGCAGTAGaacttgggaagacaaaagcCAAATTCTCACTGGTTGGTATTGCTGGACACGATCTAAATGAGGGTAATCCAACTCTGACTTTGGCTTTGGTATGGCAGCTGATGAGAAG GTATACTTTGAATGTACTATCTGATCTTGGAGAGGGCGAAAAAGTAAAtgatgaaattattattaagtGGGTGAATCAGACACTTGCAAAAGCAAATAAGAAAACTTCAATTACAAGTTTCAAG GACAGATCAATTAGCACTAGCTTACCTGTCCTAGATTTAATAGATGCCATTGCACCAAAAGCAGTTCGTCCAGAAATGGTCAAGAGAGAAGACCTTTCTTACCAAGACAAATTGAATAATGCCAA GTATGCCATTTCAGTTGCTCGAAAAATTGGTGCTCGTATTTACGCTCTCCCAGATGATCTGGTTGAAGTGAAGCCAAAAATGGTGATGACAGTGTTTGCATGTTTGATGGGAAGAGGActgaacagaataaaataa
- the PLS1 gene encoding plastin-1 isoform X1, giving the protein MENNITTISREELEELREAFGKIDIDNSGYVSDYELQDLFKEASLPLPGYKVREIVEKIILVTDSNKDGKINFEEFVSIIQELKSKDVSKSFRKSINKKQGITAIGGTSAISSEGTQHSYSEEEKVAFVNWINKALQDDPDCKHLLPMNPSDASLFKSLADGILLCKMINFSQPDTIDERAINKKKLTPFTISENLNLALNSASAIGCTVVNIGSQDLQEGKPHLVLGLLWQIIKVGLFADIEISRNEALIALLNEGEELDQLMKLSPEDLLLRWVNYHLANAGWQKISNFSQDIKDSRAYYHLLNQIAPKGDDLEQLPIKIDFTGFHDKNDLRRAEYMLQQADKLGCRQFVTPADVVAGNPKLNLAFVANLFNTYPALHKPDNSSYDLNLLEDLTPPNVGESKEERTFRNWMNSLGVSPYVNHLYSDLSDALIIFQLYDMTRVPVDWSHVNKPPYSLLGGNMKKIENCNYAVELGKTKAKFSLVGIAGHDLNEGNPTLTLALVWQLMRRYTLNVLSDLGEGEKVNDEIIIKWVNQTLAKANKKTSITSFKDRSISTSLPVLDLIDAIAPKAVRPEMVKREDLSYQDKLNNAKYAISVARKIGARIYALPDDLVEVKPKMVMTVFACLMGRGLNRIK; this is encoded by the exons ATGGAGAACAACATAACTACTATCTCTCGTGAAGAGCTTGAAGAGCTACGAGAAGCATTTGGCAAAATAG ATATTGACAACAGTGGCTATGTCAGTGATTACGAGCTTCAAGACCTGTTTAAAGAAGCAAGTCTGCCCTTGCCTGGTTACAAAGTCCGGGAGATTGTAGAAAAAATCATTTTAGTGACAGATAGCAACAAGGATGGGAAAATCAACTTTGAAGAATTTGTCTCT ataatTCAGGAATTGAAAAGCAAAGATGTTAGCAAATCTTTCCGAAAATcaataaacaaaaagcaaggTATTACAGCAATTGGAGGAACATCAGCAATATCTAgtgaggggacacagcactCTTACTCAG aggaagaaaaagttgCTTTTGTTAATTGGATAAATAAAGCTCTACAAGATGACCCAGACTGTAAGCACCTCCTACCCATGAACCCATCAGATGCCAGTCTGTTTAAATCCCTTGCAGATGGCATCCTTCTTTG CAAAATGATCAACTTTTCACAACCAGATACAATTGATGAGAGGGCtattaataagaaaaaactCACTCCTTTCACCATTTCT GAAAACTTAAACCTGGCTCTGAACTCAGCTTCTGCCATTGGCTGCACGGTTGTCAATATTGGATCACAAGATTTACAAGAAGGGAAACCACACTTGGTGTTGGGACTCTTGTGGCAGATCATTAAAGTTGGCCTTTTTGCTGATATTGAGATCTCCAGAAATGAAG CTCTTATTGCCTTGCTAAATGAAGGGGAAGAGCTGGATCAGTTAATGAAGCTTTCCCCAGAAGACCTCTTGCTGCGCTGGGTGAATTACCATCTGGCCAATGCAGGGTGGCAGAAAATCAGTAACTTCAGCCAAGACATTAAG GATTCAAGAGCATACTACCATCTGTTAAATCAGATTGCACCCAAAGGAGATGACCTTGAACAATTGCCTATTAAAATTGACTTTACAGGATTTCAT gatAAAAATGACTTGAGGAGGGCTGAATACATGCTCCAACAGGCAGATAAATTGGGCTGCAGACAGTTTGTAACTCCAGCTGATGTGGTTGCAGGCAACCCTAAGCTCAATTTGGCTTTTGTTGCAAATCTCTTTAACACATATCCAGCCCTGCACAAGCCTGACAATTCATCTTATGATCTCAATTTATTAGAAG ATTTGACCCCTCCTAATGTAG GAGAAAGTAAAGAAGAAAGGACTTTCAGAAACTGGATGAATTCACTGGGTGTGAGCCCATATGTTAATCATTTATACAg TGACCTTTCTGATGCTTTAATCATCTTCCAACTGTACGACATGACGCGTGTTCCGGTTGACTGGAGCCACGTCAACAAACCTCCTTACTCACTGCTCGGTGGCAACATGAAGAAG attGAAAATTGCAATTATGCAGTAGaacttgggaagacaaaagcCAAATTCTCACTGGTTGGTATTGCTGGACACGATCTAAATGAGGGTAATCCAACTCTGACTTTGGCTTTGGTATGGCAGCTGATGAGAAG GTATACTTTGAATGTACTATCTGATCTTGGAGAGGGCGAAAAAGTAAAtgatgaaattattattaagtGGGTGAATCAGACACTTGCAAAAGCAAATAAGAAAACTTCAATTACAAGTTTCAAG GACAGATCAATTAGCACTAGCTTACCTGTCCTAGATTTAATAGATGCCATTGCACCAAAAGCAGTTCGTCCAGAAATGGTCAAGAGAGAAGACCTTTCTTACCAAGACAAATTGAATAATGCCAA GTATGCCATTTCAGTTGCTCGAAAAATTGGTGCTCGTATTTACGCTCTCCCAGATGATCTGGTTGAAGTGAAGCCAAAAATGGTGATGACAGTGTTTGCATGTTTGATGGGAAGAGGActgaacagaataaaataa